A window of the Hippoglossus stenolepis isolate QCI-W04-F060 chromosome 8, HSTE1.2, whole genome shotgun sequence genome harbors these coding sequences:
- the rasip1 gene encoding ras-interacting protein 1 isoform X2, producing MEGPGSPRFRKLHFPVGLWINSPRKHFAKLGGRWPSAISVKSTTSSDAASLHEATSAPSSSLSNSTLSLASPTPSPSPSPAFLRPRPAGTQSRTKRLSHLFLRGRSNSDRDRAVGEREREVWAHSAAPSSHHYLPPASSSAPGLIKIYGDALSSGANYRSLLANIHSTARQLIAQVITRYTEREREETDDAVLQKHIPEDFLLSDVIGKPIQQPDGAIKWETECRRNVAPWECPLLLVDMWRPKDGFERRFEIQRREDYEREEKEREREREREGENYQGVRWRRTRMSSGGGPEESERGHRGRNSELRRSISDMNLSLRRRQGNHVSNEPRGSGNQPNNNGAVQDRKNIVSMINPQPGENRASKVQAKVGWTNQTVEDEKDYSSSDLEVMSQSLILPPTDQPYFLLLQGYDQCKDFVLYIMAGHTHVFGRKPTMREREKDRERERKGKRPLKVDTFLSAPDLLARHLLVRRDSAVPETPTGQALMRPFRGGAVTHNGVALYREAVLKPGDVIGLGNHFLFLYRDPRVTPAPPLALTLPWQADTSTTCCPSGLVDRQEALRQYLGSTEAVLKFHPRHIDTLLQEIISKNSSPDSGGGPLAPAFLLSIMIDHASKHLDPALTPQILLKSANLIKEIVWDNIKEFGDKHPTQNSTEQEGEISTPNVQKLSSDLRPLMFWMSNATELLNFFQVRVETMEKEWEFEAPGDPVLTADMDTCSEALAQLDDVIMHTFQQCVYHLTKTLYSLLPALLDTNPFSREYKEKEKDGAVGAEGEDKTNEEGEVDDVSALPLKVAGLVEVYRCSLMLSREACLSPPLTSQTFGYLFFFTNTSLLNTLLERDGLFSWSRAVQIRTNLDLVLDWLQGAGLGDIASEFMKKLSITVNFLCIPKTRLIQSSWTSLMEDYVLLSPAQLHHLLTHYRLGPTRAPPASWAPPPGTELSGDIFESFLDHPPLILPNETPRLDLSQPIPSPELQKEVTRLRTFLWGLDQDELPANQRTRL from the exons ATGGAGGGGCCTGGCAGTCCTCGCTTCAGAAAGCTCCATTTCCCAGTGGGTCTGTGGATCAACTCGCCCAGGAAACACTTCGCCAAGCTAGGTGGTCGCTGGCCCAGCGCTATCTCTGTCAA GTCGACCACCAGCTCTGACGCAGCCTCCCTCCACGAGGCCACCTCTGCCccttcctcttccctttctAACTCCACCCTCTCGCTGGCTTCCCCTACCCCATCCCCGTCTCCCTCCCCGGCCTTCCTCAGGCCGCGGCCTGCTGGGACCCAGTCTCGCACAAAACGCCTTTCCCATCTCTTTCTGCGGGGGCGCTCCAACAGCGACCGGGACCGAGcagtgggggagagggagagagaggtctGGGCACATTCGGCTGCCCCGTCCTCCCACCACTACTTGccccctgcttcctcctctgcccctGGTCTGATCAAGATTTATGGGGATGCCCTGTCCAGTGGAGCCAACTATCGCTCCCTGCTGGCCAACATCCACTCTACAGCCAGGCAACTCATAGCCCAGGTCATCACTCGctacactgagagagagagggaggaaacagaTGATGCAG TTCTCCAGAAACACATCCCCGAGGACTTCCTATTGAGTGATGTCATTGGAAAGCCCATCCAGCAGCCAGATGGAGCTATCAAATGGGAGACAGAGTGCCGGAGAAATGTTGCCCCATGGGAATGTCCCTTGTTGTTAGTGGACATGTGGCGACCCAAGGACGGATTTGAGCGGCGCTTTGAAATCCAGAGGAGGGAAGACTatgagagggaagagaaggagagagagagggaacgggagagggagggagagaactACCAAG GTGTGCGCTGGCGGCGGACCAGGATGTCATCAGGAGGCGGGCCGGAGGAGAGTGAGCGTGGTCACCGCGGAAGGAACTCGGAGCTCAGGAGAAGCATCAGCGACATGAACCTGAGTCTGCGGCGACGCCAGGGCAACCATGTCAGCAATGAGCCACGTGGCTCTGGCAACCAGCCTAATAACAATGGTGCAGTGCAGGACAGGAAGAACATTGTTAGCATGATCAACCCACAGCCGGGAGAG AATAGGGCGTCAAAAGTTCAAGCAAAGGTTGGATGGACGAACCAGACAGTGGAGGATGAGAAAGATTACTCCAGTTCCGACCTggaagtgatgtcacagagTTTGATCCTTCCACCCACAGACCAGCCCTACTTCCTGTTGCTGCAGGGTTATGATCAGTGCAAG gATTTTGTTTTGTACATCATGGCGGGACATACGCATGTGTTTGGAAGAAAGCccacaatgagagagagagagaaggatagagagagggagaggaaagggaagAGGCCTCTGAAGGTGGACAcattcctctctgctcctgaCCTTTTGGCTAGACATTTACTAGTGAGGAGAGACTCAGCTGTTCCTGAGACGCCCACCGGACAAG CTTTGATGCGGCCCTTCAGGGGAGGTGCAGTTACACACAACGGAGTGGCCCTTTATAGGGAGGCCGTCCTAAAGCCTGGGGATGTGATTGGTCTTGGGaaccacttcctcttcctgtaccGTGATCCCCGTGTCACCCCAGCTCCGCCGCTGGCACTGACCCTGCCGTGGCAGGCGGACACCTCCACCACCTGCTGCCCCTCAGGGCTGGTGGACAGACAGGAAGCGCTGCGGCAGTACCTGGGATCAACTGAGGCAGTGTTGAAATTTCATCCCCGTCATATAGACACCTTGTTACAG GAGATAATCTCTAAAAACTCGTCTCCAGACTCTGGTGGTGGGCCACTGGCTCCTGCTTTCCTCCTGTCAATCATGATAGATCACGCCTCTAAACACCTGGATCCTGCTCTCACGCCACAGATATTACTCAAGTCAGCCAATCTAATTAAAGAAATTGTCTGG GATAACATTAAGGAATTCGGGGATAAGCATCCCACGCAAAA TTCCACAGAGCAAGAGGGTGAGATCAGCACACCCAATGTTCAGAAACTCTCGTCTGACCTTCGACCCCTGATGTTCTGGATGTCAAACGCCACGGAGCTCCTTAACTTCTTCCAGGTCAGAGTTGAAACCATGGAGAAAGAGTGGGAGTTTGAAG CCCCTGGGGACCCAGTTTTGACAGCTGACATGGACACCTGCTCAGAAGCCCTGGCACAGCTGGATGATGTCATTATGCACACTttccagcagtgtgtgtatCACCTCACCAAG ACCCTGTACTCATTGCTTCCAGCTCTCCTGGACACCAACCCATTCTCTCGTGAGtacaaggagaaagagaaggatggagctgtgggagcagagggagaagacaaaacaaacgaGGAAGGAGAGGTGGATGACGTGTCTGCCTTACCACTCAAGGTTGCCGGGCTGGTGGAGGTGTATCGCTGTTCCCTCATGCTGTCGAGGGAAGCGTGTCTGTCCCCTCCTCTGACCTCCCAAACCTTTGGctacctcttcttcttcaccaacACCTCCCTGCTCAACACGCTGCTGGAGAGAG atggCCTGTTCTCCTGGTCCAGAGCGGTCCAGATCAGGACAAACTTGGACCTAGTTCTGGATTGGCTACAGGGGGCGGGATTAGGAGACATTGCCTCGGAGTTTATGAAGAAACTGTCAATCACCGTCAACTTCCTGTGTATTCCCAAGACTCGACTGATCCAG TCGTCCTGGACCAGTCTAATGGAGGACTATGTCTTGTTAAGCCCCGCCCAGCTGCACCACCTGCTCACTCATTACAGGCTGGGGCCTACAAGAGCCCCTCCAGCGTCCTGGGCCCCTCCGCCAGGCACAGAGCTGAGTGGAG ACATCTTTGAGAGCTTCCTGGaccatcctcctctcatcctgccAAACGAGACTCCACGCCTCGACCTGTCCCAGCCAATCCCAAGCCCTGAGCTCCAAAAGGAAGTGACACGTCTCCGCACCTTCTTGTGGGGACTCGACCAGGATGAgctcccagccaatcagaggactCGGCTTTGA
- the rasip1 gene encoding ras-interacting protein 1 isoform X1, which translates to MCQMEGPGSPRFRKLHFPVGLWINSPRKHFAKLGGRWPSAISVKSTTSSDAASLHEATSAPSSSLSNSTLSLASPTPSPSPSPAFLRPRPAGTQSRTKRLSHLFLRGRSNSDRDRAVGEREREVWAHSAAPSSHHYLPPASSSAPGLIKIYGDALSSGANYRSLLANIHSTARQLIAQVITRYTEREREETDDAVLQKHIPEDFLLSDVIGKPIQQPDGAIKWETECRRNVAPWECPLLLVDMWRPKDGFERRFEIQRREDYEREEKEREREREREGENYQGVRWRRTRMSSGGGPEESERGHRGRNSELRRSISDMNLSLRRRQGNHVSNEPRGSGNQPNNNGAVQDRKNIVSMINPQPGENRASKVQAKVGWTNQTVEDEKDYSSSDLEVMSQSLILPPTDQPYFLLLQGYDQCKDFVLYIMAGHTHVFGRKPTMREREKDRERERKGKRPLKVDTFLSAPDLLARHLLVRRDSAVPETPTGQALMRPFRGGAVTHNGVALYREAVLKPGDVIGLGNHFLFLYRDPRVTPAPPLALTLPWQADTSTTCCPSGLVDRQEALRQYLGSTEAVLKFHPRHIDTLLQEIISKNSSPDSGGGPLAPAFLLSIMIDHASKHLDPALTPQILLKSANLIKEIVWDNIKEFGDKHPTQNSTEQEGEISTPNVQKLSSDLRPLMFWMSNATELLNFFQVRVETMEKEWEFEAPGDPVLTADMDTCSEALAQLDDVIMHTFQQCVYHLTKTLYSLLPALLDTNPFSREYKEKEKDGAVGAEGEDKTNEEGEVDDVSALPLKVAGLVEVYRCSLMLSREACLSPPLTSQTFGYLFFFTNTSLLNTLLERDGLFSWSRAVQIRTNLDLVLDWLQGAGLGDIASEFMKKLSITVNFLCIPKTRLIQSSWTSLMEDYVLLSPAQLHHLLTHYRLGPTRAPPASWAPPPGTELSGDIFESFLDHPPLILPNETPRLDLSQPIPSPELQKEVTRLRTFLWGLDQDELPANQRTRL; encoded by the exons ATGTGTCAGATGGAGGGGCCTGGCAGTCCTCGCTTCAGAAAGCTCCATTTCCCAGTGGGTCTGTGGATCAACTCGCCCAGGAAACACTTCGCCAAGCTAGGTGGTCGCTGGCCCAGCGCTATCTCTGTCAA GTCGACCACCAGCTCTGACGCAGCCTCCCTCCACGAGGCCACCTCTGCCccttcctcttccctttctAACTCCACCCTCTCGCTGGCTTCCCCTACCCCATCCCCGTCTCCCTCCCCGGCCTTCCTCAGGCCGCGGCCTGCTGGGACCCAGTCTCGCACAAAACGCCTTTCCCATCTCTTTCTGCGGGGGCGCTCCAACAGCGACCGGGACCGAGcagtgggggagagggagagagaggtctGGGCACATTCGGCTGCCCCGTCCTCCCACCACTACTTGccccctgcttcctcctctgcccctGGTCTGATCAAGATTTATGGGGATGCCCTGTCCAGTGGAGCCAACTATCGCTCCCTGCTGGCCAACATCCACTCTACAGCCAGGCAACTCATAGCCCAGGTCATCACTCGctacactgagagagagagggaggaaacagaTGATGCAG TTCTCCAGAAACACATCCCCGAGGACTTCCTATTGAGTGATGTCATTGGAAAGCCCATCCAGCAGCCAGATGGAGCTATCAAATGGGAGACAGAGTGCCGGAGAAATGTTGCCCCATGGGAATGTCCCTTGTTGTTAGTGGACATGTGGCGACCCAAGGACGGATTTGAGCGGCGCTTTGAAATCCAGAGGAGGGAAGACTatgagagggaagagaaggagagagagagggaacgggagagggagggagagaactACCAAG GTGTGCGCTGGCGGCGGACCAGGATGTCATCAGGAGGCGGGCCGGAGGAGAGTGAGCGTGGTCACCGCGGAAGGAACTCGGAGCTCAGGAGAAGCATCAGCGACATGAACCTGAGTCTGCGGCGACGCCAGGGCAACCATGTCAGCAATGAGCCACGTGGCTCTGGCAACCAGCCTAATAACAATGGTGCAGTGCAGGACAGGAAGAACATTGTTAGCATGATCAACCCACAGCCGGGAGAG AATAGGGCGTCAAAAGTTCAAGCAAAGGTTGGATGGACGAACCAGACAGTGGAGGATGAGAAAGATTACTCCAGTTCCGACCTggaagtgatgtcacagagTTTGATCCTTCCACCCACAGACCAGCCCTACTTCCTGTTGCTGCAGGGTTATGATCAGTGCAAG gATTTTGTTTTGTACATCATGGCGGGACATACGCATGTGTTTGGAAGAAAGCccacaatgagagagagagagaaggatagagagagggagaggaaagggaagAGGCCTCTGAAGGTGGACAcattcctctctgctcctgaCCTTTTGGCTAGACATTTACTAGTGAGGAGAGACTCAGCTGTTCCTGAGACGCCCACCGGACAAG CTTTGATGCGGCCCTTCAGGGGAGGTGCAGTTACACACAACGGAGTGGCCCTTTATAGGGAGGCCGTCCTAAAGCCTGGGGATGTGATTGGTCTTGGGaaccacttcctcttcctgtaccGTGATCCCCGTGTCACCCCAGCTCCGCCGCTGGCACTGACCCTGCCGTGGCAGGCGGACACCTCCACCACCTGCTGCCCCTCAGGGCTGGTGGACAGACAGGAAGCGCTGCGGCAGTACCTGGGATCAACTGAGGCAGTGTTGAAATTTCATCCCCGTCATATAGACACCTTGTTACAG GAGATAATCTCTAAAAACTCGTCTCCAGACTCTGGTGGTGGGCCACTGGCTCCTGCTTTCCTCCTGTCAATCATGATAGATCACGCCTCTAAACACCTGGATCCTGCTCTCACGCCACAGATATTACTCAAGTCAGCCAATCTAATTAAAGAAATTGTCTGG GATAACATTAAGGAATTCGGGGATAAGCATCCCACGCAAAA TTCCACAGAGCAAGAGGGTGAGATCAGCACACCCAATGTTCAGAAACTCTCGTCTGACCTTCGACCCCTGATGTTCTGGATGTCAAACGCCACGGAGCTCCTTAACTTCTTCCAGGTCAGAGTTGAAACCATGGAGAAAGAGTGGGAGTTTGAAG CCCCTGGGGACCCAGTTTTGACAGCTGACATGGACACCTGCTCAGAAGCCCTGGCACAGCTGGATGATGTCATTATGCACACTttccagcagtgtgtgtatCACCTCACCAAG ACCCTGTACTCATTGCTTCCAGCTCTCCTGGACACCAACCCATTCTCTCGTGAGtacaaggagaaagagaaggatggagctgtgggagcagagggagaagacaaaacaaacgaGGAAGGAGAGGTGGATGACGTGTCTGCCTTACCACTCAAGGTTGCCGGGCTGGTGGAGGTGTATCGCTGTTCCCTCATGCTGTCGAGGGAAGCGTGTCTGTCCCCTCCTCTGACCTCCCAAACCTTTGGctacctcttcttcttcaccaacACCTCCCTGCTCAACACGCTGCTGGAGAGAG atggCCTGTTCTCCTGGTCCAGAGCGGTCCAGATCAGGACAAACTTGGACCTAGTTCTGGATTGGCTACAGGGGGCGGGATTAGGAGACATTGCCTCGGAGTTTATGAAGAAACTGTCAATCACCGTCAACTTCCTGTGTATTCCCAAGACTCGACTGATCCAG TCGTCCTGGACCAGTCTAATGGAGGACTATGTCTTGTTAAGCCCCGCCCAGCTGCACCACCTGCTCACTCATTACAGGCTGGGGCCTACAAGAGCCCCTCCAGCGTCCTGGGCCCCTCCGCCAGGCACAGAGCTGAGTGGAG ACATCTTTGAGAGCTTCCTGGaccatcctcctctcatcctgccAAACGAGACTCCACGCCTCGACCTGTCCCAGCCAATCCCAAGCCCTGAGCTCCAAAAGGAAGTGACACGTCTCCGCACCTTCTTGTGGGGACTCGACCAGGATGAgctcccagccaatcagaggactCGGCTTTGA
- the LOC118113258 gene encoding cytochrome c oxidase subunit 6B1 yields the protein MSETIEEKLKNYRTAPFDARFPNTNQTRNCFQNYLDYHRCNKALDAKGQDLTPCQWYMRVYKSICPMSWVARWDDQIENGSFPGKI from the exons atgtctgagaCCATCGAAGAGAAGCTGAAGAACTACAGGACCGCTCCCTTTGACGCAAGATTCCCCAACACCAACCAGACCCGCAACTGCTTCCAGAACTACCTGG actACCACAGGTGCAACAAGGCCCTGGATGCCAAAGGCCAGGATCTGACTCCCTGTCAGTGGTACATGAGGGTTTACAAGAGCATCTGTCCCATGAGCTGG GTTGCTAGATGGGACGACCAGATAGAAAATGGATCTTTCCCTGGGAAGATCTGA